In a genomic window of Streptomyces katrae:
- a CDS encoding class F sortase, which produces MRPGRPGRRGQAGLVALAACVGVWLVTSGSGETVRPPLPSPADALSAQALYPGSIDPLPGSAPTRIRIPSIHVDAPLTGLGLEHDGSLEVPPPARGDLAGWYRDGITPGATGTAVIAGHVDNASGPAVFYHLGALHRGAAIEVARTDGRTAVFTVHAVEVYDAKSFPDRRVYGPSPRAELRVITCGGGFSPRTGYQGNVVVFAHLTGTY; this is translated from the coding sequence ATGCGCCCCGGCCGGCCGGGGCGGCGCGGGCAGGCCGGTCTGGTGGCCCTGGCCGCCTGCGTCGGCGTATGGCTCGTCACCAGCGGCTCCGGCGAGACCGTCCGGCCGCCGTTGCCCTCCCCCGCCGACGCCCTGAGCGCGCAGGCCCTCTACCCCGGGAGCATCGACCCGCTGCCCGGCTCCGCGCCGACCCGGATCCGGATCCCGTCCATCCATGTGGACGCCCCGCTCACGGGGCTCGGCCTGGAACACGACGGCAGCCTGGAGGTGCCGCCCCCCGCCCGCGGCGACCTCGCGGGCTGGTACCGGGACGGCATCACCCCGGGCGCGACGGGCACCGCCGTGATCGCGGGCCACGTGGACAACGCGAGCGGCCCGGCGGTCTTCTACCACCTGGGCGCCCTGCACCGGGGCGCCGCGATCGAGGTCGCCCGCACGGACGGGCGCACGGCGGTGTTCACCGTCCACGCGGTCGAGGTCTACGACGCGAAGTCCTTCCCGGACCGCCGCGTGTACGGGCCGTCGCCGCGCGCCGAGCTGCGCGTGATCACCTGTGGCGGCGGCTTCTCCCCGCGCACCGGCTACCAGGGCAACGTGGTCGTCTTCGCCCATCTCACCGGGACCTACTGA